The genomic stretch TGAGATGTTCAAACCTTTAAGTCATAAGGTTATCCCTTTCATACTCTTGGATTATCTGGTCAAGTAGTCCATCTTTGAACTCCAATCAAAGGGGTAATATCACTTTCTCTTCCCCAAATACTGTGGCAGAACCCTACAAAGGTAAATTTCCACTGTAACTTTTACGGTGACCTATACAACTAACCTTGGAATTGGCAAGTATAATGATACACAAATCTTTACAATGGAAGGCAGCTATTTCAAAGAGGGCTCGCTACTGTTACAGGCTAGGCTGATTACACCCACAAGCGGCAGCCTGCCCTTAAGATGTTCAAACCTTTAAGTTAAATTGGGCGATATCACATCCAAAAGTGGGAAAACCAATCTAAAGTAGAGACCTTATGCaacaataaaatgacataattcCACCCCGATTTGAGGTCCTCGCAAATTCATGCATTCATATTACAGAAAACAAAGATAAAGTAACAGAAGCAACATATCATATAACTATTACCAGAATATGATGCCTGCAGCATCCATGAAACAATAAATTATCACTTGTGAGTACTCAAAAAGTTATATCAAGATTCTGAAGAGAAATACTCTGGCTATTTGAGGAGTAAATGAATTACATTTTGCAGAAACATTCAGTAGCTCGTCATTCTTGATCATTCAGCCTAACATTCGGTAGCTCATCACTACATGTTGCAGTAACATAGGCTGATTCAAGAAATATACACTCATGTAGGGGAAAAACAGATAAGCAAGCCTGGATTATCAGGTTCCATCAAAAGGGATGTATACCGGCATCACCGTCTAAAAGCATTGCCTTCACTAGCTTCAGACCGGCCTTGTGAATAATATGTTCGGCGACGTACCCTCTCCTCTATCGTTGAGCTTCCCCCCTTCTCAGCACCATACACACTTTTTTGTGCAGCATCCAAGAAGTTCTTGCCACCAGATATCCCATCCCGTGTAGCTTCCCTTGCATCATCTTCTTCAGCTTTCCGCAATCTTTTCCATCTATGTTCTTCATGCAATTCAGCATTCTCTTGCATCTCCTGCAACCTAGCAGCCCGCTCTTCTTCAGAAAGCTTAGGAGCAACATTGCAGTGTTTATAGTGTGATTCACTCCTATTTGCAGCAGCTGAAGAAATATGGGAGCTTGGTTCATAAGAACTTCTGTTTTCCCTTCCCTTTTTGTCAGTATCCATATTTGTCCGACCACCAGAAGAATACCTTTCATGCTTTGACTTATCGTGATTCCACCTCAAAGAATCCCGATCATCACATCTTCTGTTGCTTAATTCTGGAAGGTCACTAGGTGGCTGCTCTCTGTGTCTCAAGTCTCTGTAATGTTTTTTTCCATTGCTTCTTCTTTCACTTAATTCGTCTCCCAAATCCGCTTGTTTGCTGTGATGATTCTTCTCATTACTTCTCCTTTCACTTAATTCATCTTCCAAATCTGCTCGTTTGCTATAGTTTGAGCTTGTGTGATTCCTAGTTTTTCTCATTCTTTCCATTTCTGAAGAAGTAGAATCCTCAGAATCAGATTGATGTTTGGATGATGAATGTTTCCGATGCTTTGAGCTAGAACAATCCTTCTTCTTATGTTTTTTCTTATCACGAGGCTTATCCTTGTTTTTTGTCTCCTCCACCTACCAAAAACAGACAGCAAAAGATCAAATAGAAGCATAGTATTGATCTAGTCTTTTCAGTTAAATTCTTGTAATGAGAACCAGCCAATAATTACAACTGCAACAGAGCAGAAGCAAagcatcaaatatataaaatttgtcaagTTACATGCATAGAGAATTGAAAGGAACATACAGATTTACGTATAAGGGCCATTTTGACAGGATTGTTCTTGACCCGGGCAAGTGCTTCTTGTTCACGCTGGCGAATCAAAAGCAAAGGATCGGAGTGAAGTTTACGCCAGGCATCACCAGCAGCATGAGGTTTTTCAGCGTCAAATAAAGCACCCGGTGCAGATGACTGCTGATTCGCAGCCACAGAAGAGGGAGTTGTAGAAGTTTGTTCAAGAGCCTTGAATCCACTCCCACTTCCACTCGCCCCTCCTCCATCACTCTTCCCAACCGCTAAACCCGACTCATAAAGAAAATCCAAACGCTCCTGCCTCCTGTAAATAGactataaaaatcattaattctacttataaaaaaaaaaaaagaaacctaaCCCAAAGCCAAAATTAactcaatataaattaatttgaatataatcaaCTATTCAACAACTAAAAGGCctggaaaatttttaatataacccCAGAAAAATTACTGAccgaaaaataaataaaaaacctaacctaaccctaaccctagtCCTAATCCTaacattaagaaaaataaataaatttggattTAAGAAACGTACGGAACGAGCCCGGCCTGTTCTTGAAGAAGGCGAAACTCGTTGCGTTCTCTCTCTTCCTGGATCTGCTTACGCAATTCGTCTAATTTCTTCTGCTCGGCATCGTGCTTTTGCTCCGCCTTCCACACATTCTCAATGTTTCTTAAGCTTCCAGTGTGCCATCCCTTCTTGTTCAGAAACTTCAACGCCATCTTCTTCCTTTGATCCTCTGAATTATTAGATCGATCGATGaataaatttgaagttttttttttcccccaaaTCTCACTGACAAACGAGACGCAGATTTCAACCTCCTTCGTCTTTCTAAGGCGGCACTTTgctctttataattataatatgtctCTAAAGTTCtgataatttaacattttcacagtcacttttaattttttgcattATTGCCCCAAATATTTAGTTGCTATTTATCAATGGTTACATGTAGACACGTCAACGGCGGGCCCGGCCTTGCCTTAGGCCCTTACAGTGGTAGGCCTTTGGCCCAAGCTGGTTCATGGAATTTTAAAGGCCTagccctatatatatatatatatatataatcgaATCAGGCCTTAATCCGATTGGcatatttaaacattttttaaaatttcaattaaaaaattaaaacacaaattaatttttaattattaaacttgAGGATAGTAttctaaacattttatttataatctttcacttgTGACAGAAAAATATCgtaattacatgataaaaaatatttcaagtttataatatcgtacaaataaattaatatatatattatataattacaaacataaataaaatataaatatcataccATTTATCTACTTATTCTCAACATCCAAATTTATGAATTCTTTGAATATATCTtctaaaatctaattttgtaatttgaaatcaattttgAGCAAATCTTTCATACACATTATCGTTTTATCCATGTTTGGGTATAAATTGGATCGTATATCATCCAGCATGTATCCACTTAcactaaaaacaaattttgatactATAATCGACACCAGAAGTGTTAATAGATTTCGGGTCATGACAACAAGCACAGGAAAGTCTTTGTCTTGTCTTTCCCCCATGccaaaacatttaattttttagtattatatctttgaacaatttttgaACAATAGTTAATATTgatatcattataaaattaaccataATTTATACTTTCATTGGTAGGATGCTTACCTTTTGTGTAAAAGAAACCAGATATAGGACTTATTTTTGCTTGAACTACCGAAACTTACCTCCGGTATAGAACTTTGTCCAGtccttatatatttttgttcataaatactatacatttcaaataaaaaatcttaaatatattcaataaaatcaacattgttattaattgacaaattttcagtaataacatcaaaaaaaaatttatatttcattagttTTTGTCCTAGAATCTAGAATAGTAGCCgcagaataaagtaaaagaattttacttcaatatttgttaaatttttgttctatttgtgTAGATATATTATGGAAAGTAAGATAAAAGTCATGAGActcatattctttaaaaatatcatttatttcatcatattatatattattgaacaagtAGTTTGTAGCACCCACAGGTAAGTCCAAgggcatttcaatctttttttagtttttaaatataacgACTAAAAAATTCAAGGATACACGCCCGTGTATGGAGGTGTACATGGTCGTGTATAGTCAGTAGAAGTTAATAAGTAGATCAAATTGTGATCGCAGTGAAACAAGAAGTTGCCTTAATTGTGTAACTAGACACACAGTCATCTATGGTCTATACATGTCTGTGTATCGTGTcttggaaataaaaataaaatatgatcaaCCCTAATTTTCTCACATTCATTTTGCTTCCTAGTCGCTCAAAAGTGAGAGAATGTGAGAAAGGAGTCTATGGGTGCCTAAAGAGCCACCGTTAATCATcgaaatcataattatcatGCAAGGCGGACTTTGTCACCgaaatccaagtaagtggaatAGCTTCCCTTGCTTGATCACGATTTTTACAACGTCCTTTTCTGTTAAATACACAACCTAGATGTGATTATGAATAGCATAAGTTATAAGCATGCTTAGTTTTTGAATTATatgatgaatatatgttttggttTGAAAGATATTTGATTTAGATTTAATATCATAAGAttttgtgtatgtgtgttatgattaaaaagatagtgaaaataatatatctaGGATGATTAGAGACTATTATTGTGTATTATCGAGATTATAATCGAAAAGACATAGAAATCTTAATGTGTGATTTCTAGATCGTGACATACGACTGTGTATGACCACATACATGCGCGTGGTCAttccaaacttttgaaaatctgAGGATACTGCACTCGTTTTGAGGGGAGAAATATATGGTCATATGATATAGGACACACGCTCATATATGGTTTCCAAAAGCAGACAACATGCGTCAAAAGGTCACGTGGTCCGTATACATAGATCCAAGTATACAAAAGTGTGTCCAAGTTAACTCTTCGTATGCATATGCTCTATACACAACCATGTGTTGAATATCACATGCTAGTGTTAATGGTTCAAGAGGCACACAGGTGTGGGTTAAGAAGCACACGACCGTGTACGATCAAACAAagtcaaaaaataattatacccctAAGTTATATGCATAAAGGGGTGAGAGTTATATAAGAAGAGTAATTAGCTaatagatgataaaaaattcaaaaaaaagatataaatgagGTGTCCGACTATGTGGACGATTACACAAACTCATATCAAATTGAATCTAAGTCAAAAAGTTAACAACTTTAAGGCTAGTGTCATACAGCTAAATAGTCATTAGTTATATACGTAAGTAACAATATTTGTGAGAGGGATAGGGTTAGATACTTATAAGATACATTATTCTCTCGATGCCAAGGTGCATAGCCACCAATACAGTttaagtgtgcatggtaaggatatgAGTTTTAGATATTTCTCACGTGATTAGCGAGATACAGCACATATGTATCCAAAATAGTGGCAATCTCTAGATAGTTAGCTAGCAGTTTCAATTAGCTTATGATAAAGGAAGGAGCCGCTATCAGAGATTTTTTCGTGTGATCAGGGTGTCTCAGTTAGATATCCTAATCGGCTAGTTAGTATGTGCATAAGGCATCGTAGTAGCTTTCACAAGGCATCAGATATACCAATTTCAATTTAGGTCATCACAATTTTTATGGATGACCTATGTGAGGACACCAACGTGTCGTAGTGTAACAAtagttagcttacaaatgaaacATGAGTCTTATCGCTAGATAGTTTAACAGTCATGGATGCCGAAAGGTTtccacttattgagttttactcataTGTTTTCTCTGTATGCTTTGCAAGTAGAGATGAGTAATAAGACATGTGGGGATCCAATGGTCCAACAAGCAACTACACGAGGAGAGGGACGCTTGTGTCACCTTTGTATTAGCAGTtatatgtttgttattattattagtattttcaGCTACATTGATGTAGTTATGTTATAACAAAGGTTTTcaaataactattattttataggT from Mangifera indica cultivar Alphonso chromosome 6, CATAS_Mindica_2.1, whole genome shotgun sequence encodes the following:
- the LOC123218684 gene encoding pre-mRNA-splicing factor CWC25 homolog: MALKFLNKKGWHTGSLRNIENVWKAEQKHDAEQKKLDELRKQIQEERERNEFRLLQEQAGLVPRQERLDFLYESGLAVGKSDGGGASGSGSGFKALEQTSTTPSSVAANQQSSAPGALFDAEKPHAAGDAWRKLHSDPLLLIRQREQEALARVKNNPVKMALIRKSVEETKNKDKPRDKKKHKKKDCSSSKHRKHSSSKHQSDSEDSTSSEMERMRKTRNHTSSNYSKRADLEDELSERRSNEKNHHSKQADLGDELSERRSNGKKHYRDLRHREQPPSDLPELSNRRCDDRDSLRWNHDKSKHERYSSGGRTNMDTDKKGRENRSSYEPSSHISSAAANRSESHYKHCNVAPKLSEEERAARLQEMQENAELHEEHRWKRLRKAEEDDAREATRDGISGGKNFLDAAQKSVYGAEKGGSSTIEERVRRRTYYSQGRSEASEGNAFRR